One window from the genome of Ignavibacteria bacterium encodes:
- a CDS encoding TolC family protein: MKLFKYMNLGYGYLKNLFLFVISVIMLHTVADAQSLDSLIEEAITNNPQLKAMQFKIKASEFKAESINNYPAPNASLEFSQVPILNPVFPTQALSINLGVSQMFPLGDKLGAMTEVERRNTRIEGDSFAEYKVNLIGKIKMSYYTLWLIDRKIEVQMKSIQLLSDLMKSMEITLSINRINQVDLLTIQSEIATNETQLLILEKQKDAENYRLNGLLGRNLDESVIFIPEEMSDIKLTMSQTKLENMLSEINPTLKKMDNMINMNRAMIDANERELIPDLMLQGMFMVMPKGMILTSQSDLGMLDSKVEFMYSLMVSINLPFAPWSVNKYKAKSQELAAGISSIIYEKTNMQREMGVKLRELTVKFSTASELLKLYDKKIIPLTRQTTESQISAYQNNKSNITAVIDSYRMMLMVQMNYYMALADTQMSLAEIEMMVGGKITEY; the protein is encoded by the coding sequence ATGAAATTGTTTAAGTACATGAATTTAGGATACGGCTATCTTAAGAATTTATTCTTATTCGTCATATCAGTAATTATGTTGCATACGGTAGCAGATGCGCAATCGCTTGATTCATTGATTGAAGAAGCGATTACGAATAACCCACAATTAAAAGCGATGCAATTCAAAATTAAAGCCTCGGAATTCAAGGCCGAATCTATCAACAATTATCCCGCACCTAATGCATCTCTGGAGTTTTCTCAGGTTCCCATCTTAAATCCCGTTTTCCCAACCCAGGCTCTATCGATTAATTTAGGTGTTTCGCAGATGTTTCCCCTGGGCGACAAACTCGGTGCCATGACTGAAGTTGAGAGAAGAAATACCAGGATTGAAGGGGATAGTTTTGCCGAGTATAAGGTCAATCTTATAGGGAAGATAAAAATGTCATACTACACTTTGTGGCTTATTGACCGCAAAATTGAAGTCCAGATGAAAAGTATTCAGCTTCTTTCTGATCTGATGAAGTCGATGGAGATCACTTTGTCCATTAATCGAATCAATCAGGTGGACCTGTTAACAATTCAGAGCGAAATAGCAACAAATGAAACACAATTGCTTATTCTCGAAAAACAAAAAGATGCGGAAAACTACCGGTTGAACGGGTTGCTTGGCAGGAATTTAGATGAATCTGTGATTTTTATCCCGGAAGAGATGTCGGATATAAAATTGACAATGAGTCAAACAAAACTTGAAAACATGCTTTCTGAGATCAATCCCACGCTGAAAAAAATGGATAATATGATTAATATGAATCGCGCAATGATTGACGCAAATGAACGGGAGTTAATTCCCGATTTGATGCTTCAAGGTATGTTTATGGTGATGCCAAAAGGGATGATTCTTACTTCGCAGTCCGATTTGGGGATGCTTGATTCCAAAGTGGAGTTTATGTATTCTTTAATGGTCTCTATTAACCTTCCATTTGCACCTTGGTCGGTAAACAAATACAAAGCGAAATCGCAAGAACTGGCCGCGGGGATAAGCAGTATTATTTATGAAAAGACAAATATGCAAAGAGAAATGGGTGTTAAACTGAGAGAATTAACAGTGAAGTTTTCAACTGCGTCTGAATTGTTAAAATTGTATGACAAAAAAATTATTCCGTTAACCAGGCAAACCACTGAATCCCAGATATCTGCTTATCAGAACAATAAAAGTAATATAACTGCGGTCATCGATTCTTATCGGATGATGTTAATGGTTCAAATGAATTATTACATGGCGCTGGCAGATACGCAAATGTCACTGGCAGAAATTGAGATGATGGTTGGTGGAAAAATAACTGAATATTAA
- a CDS encoding efflux RND transporter permease subunit, which yields MIEKIIDWSANNRFFVILIYVVIIGVGIYSVINLPVDAIPDLSENQVIIFTEWMGRSPEIIENQVTYPIVSGLQGLPDVKAVRASSMFGMSFVFVIFKDNVDLYFARNRVLERMNTIQAQLPSGVVPSLGPDGTGVGHVFWYTLKGDNQDLGTLRSIQDWYVRYKLSAVDGVAEVASIGGYVKQYQVDVNPTDLRGYNLTVSDVVNAVQRSNNEVGGKILEVNDAEYFVRGQGYIKTIEDVENTVIRGGPNGIPVLIKDVAKVQLGGDIRRGSLELNGEGQAVGGIIVMRTGENAQKVIERVKEKIKEITPGLPEGVEIVSSYDRSTLIHEAVGTLERALIEASITVAIMVMIFLLHFRSIIRILIELPISILIAFILMYIFDISSNIMSLGGIILAVGVIVDSSIVLVENAYRNLARAISEKGTLTKEEYAKISIDSAKQVGRAIFFSELIILVSFLPVFLLTGQEGKMFQPLAFTKSFAMLGSAIVVISLIPVLMTMLMRGNFKPEDKNPTTRFFKRLYEPVIHWVLKHRKITIAINLIALLITIPMILDTGSEFMPPLDEGSILYMPVTLPGASITEVNRILQEQDKIIKAVPEVHHVLGKAGRAETATDNAPLSMIETIILLKPKSEWRPGITRQDIVAELDEKLQIPGVRNGWTQPIINRINMLSTGVRTDVGFKIFGSNLDTLEEYAIRAEQLLKTVDGAADVVAERVQNGYYLDIKVKREAAARYGVNIADIQDIIETAIGGQNLGVVIEDRMRFPIRMRFQKDYRSSIEELEDLIVPVAIAGGMSAESTGMNPSGGVQSGNSAGGGMSSMGKTSNASVLPSVVDDGNNSSLTSTDQNNIAYIPLSELAEIKTLTGPPMISSEDGMLRSIVFMNTRGRDMGSVMEDAKKVIEENLELPPGYSYAWSGQYESKVRAQQTMEIIMPVVFLVIFLLLFMTLKNYVEAGVVMLSVPFALIGGMYMVYALGYNFSVAVWVGFIALYGIAVETGVVMVIYLHEALDRKLRDYHKGRRGPITKKDIYDATVEGSVLRLRPKLMTVATALVGLVPIMWSTGTGADVMKPLTAPMIGGLLTSAVHVLVVTPILFAMMKEHALKKGTLDISKMADWMKETD from the coding sequence ATGATAGAGAAGATTATTGATTGGTCGGCGAATAATCGTTTTTTTGTTATTCTAATCTATGTAGTGATTATCGGTGTTGGAATATATAGCGTAATAAATCTTCCCGTGGATGCAATTCCTGATCTTTCCGAGAATCAAGTTATAATTTTTACGGAGTGGATGGGCCGTTCACCTGAAATAATTGAGAATCAGGTTACTTATCCAATTGTTTCCGGGCTTCAGGGCTTACCTGACGTAAAGGCTGTTAGAGCTTCGTCCATGTTTGGGATGTCTTTTGTATTTGTGATCTTTAAAGATAATGTTGATCTCTACTTTGCACGGAACAGAGTGCTGGAAAGGATGAACACTATCCAGGCTCAATTGCCATCCGGCGTGGTGCCATCTCTTGGTCCGGATGGAACAGGAGTTGGCCATGTATTTTGGTATACATTAAAAGGGGACAACCAGGATTTAGGAACTTTGCGTTCCATTCAGGATTGGTATGTCAGGTACAAATTGTCTGCTGTGGATGGTGTTGCCGAAGTTGCCAGCATCGGAGGATATGTAAAACAATATCAGGTGGATGTTAACCCAACGGACCTGCGTGGTTATAATCTAACCGTCAGCGATGTAGTAAATGCTGTCCAAAGAAGTAACAATGAAGTTGGTGGTAAGATATTAGAAGTAAATGATGCTGAGTACTTTGTGCGGGGACAGGGCTATATTAAAACAATAGAGGATGTAGAAAACACAGTTATTAGAGGGGGTCCAAACGGTATTCCTGTCTTGATAAAAGATGTTGCAAAAGTACAGTTGGGTGGGGATATCAGAAGAGGTTCTCTTGAATTGAATGGTGAGGGCCAAGCTGTTGGCGGTATCATTGTAATGCGTACAGGTGAAAATGCTCAAAAAGTGATTGAACGAGTAAAAGAGAAAATAAAAGAGATAACTCCGGGGTTACCTGAGGGAGTTGAGATAGTAAGTTCCTATGATAGAAGCACACTAATCCATGAAGCCGTGGGCACTTTGGAAAGAGCTTTGATCGAAGCCTCAATAACAGTTGCAATAATGGTAATGATTTTTCTGTTGCACTTCAGGAGTATAATCAGAATACTTATCGAACTTCCGATCTCTATTCTCATTGCTTTTATTTTGATGTATATCTTCGATATCTCGTCAAATATTATGAGTCTGGGGGGCATAATACTTGCGGTCGGGGTAATCGTGGATTCTTCGATAGTGCTGGTTGAAAACGCATACCGCAATTTAGCCAGAGCTATTTCAGAAAAAGGGACACTCACCAAAGAAGAATACGCCAAAATTTCGATTGATTCTGCCAAACAAGTAGGTAGAGCGATCTTTTTTTCCGAGCTGATTATTTTGGTCTCCTTTCTGCCGGTTTTTCTTCTCACCGGGCAAGAAGGGAAGATGTTTCAACCCCTGGCGTTCACAAAATCATTTGCCATGCTTGGCTCGGCGATCGTGGTTATTTCATTGATACCTGTATTGATGACGATGCTTATGAGAGGAAATTTCAAACCTGAAGACAAGAATCCAACCACCAGATTTTTCAAAAGACTTTATGAACCGGTTATTCACTGGGTGCTGAAACATCGTAAAATAACAATAGCGATTAATCTAATAGCATTGTTAATTACAATACCCATGATCCTTGATACGGGAAGTGAATTTATGCCACCGCTCGACGAAGGGTCCATTTTATACATGCCTGTTACACTTCCAGGAGCATCGATTACAGAAGTGAACAGAATTCTTCAGGAACAGGATAAAATAATAAAAGCCGTACCAGAAGTACACCATGTTTTGGGAAAAGCCGGAAGGGCAGAGACAGCAACAGATAATGCTCCTTTAAGTATGATCGAAACGATAATTTTGTTAAAACCCAAAAGCGAATGGCGCCCCGGTATTACAAGGCAGGATATAGTTGCCGAGTTGGATGAAAAACTTCAAATACCAGGAGTGAGAAACGGTTGGACACAGCCAATTATCAACAGAATAAACATGCTTTCAACCGGTGTAAGAACTGATGTAGGGTTTAAAATATTTGGATCAAATTTGGATACTCTCGAAGAGTATGCGATCAGGGCTGAGCAACTGCTTAAGACAGTGGATGGAGCAGCAGACGTGGTGGCTGAGCGGGTACAAAATGGCTATTATTTGGATATTAAAGTTAAAAGAGAAGCTGCCGCTAGATATGGGGTAAATATTGCGGACATCCAAGATATAATCGAAACAGCTATTGGCGGACAAAATCTTGGAGTTGTAATTGAAGACCGAATGAGATTCCCTATCCGCATGCGTTTTCAAAAAGATTACCGTAGCAGTATTGAAGAACTTGAAGATCTGATTGTCCCCGTTGCAATAGCGGGTGGAATGTCAGCTGAATCCACGGGTATGAATCCATCAGGTGGCGTTCAGAGTGGGAATTCGGCTGGTGGGGGGATGTCTTCAATGGGTAAAACCAGCAATGCAAGTGTACTCCCTTCGGTAGTTGATGATGGAAATAACTCATCACTTACATCCACTGATCAGAATAATATAGCATATATTCCTCTTTCTGAACTGGCTGAAATTAAAACATTAACCGGTCCTCCTATGATCAGTAGTGAGGATGGAATGTTGCGTTCCATTGTTTTTATGAACACTCGGGGAAGGGATATGGGCAGTGTTATGGAGGACGCAAAGAAAGTAATTGAAGAAAATTTGGAATTGCCCCCGGGATATAGCTATGCCTGGAGTGGGCAATATGAGAGTAAAGTTAGAGCTCAACAGACTATGGAAATTATAATGCCAGTCGTGTTCCTGGTTATTTTTCTATTGCTGTTTATGACCTTAAAAAATTATGTTGAAGCGGGCGTAGTTATGTTATCAGTCCCTTTTGCACTTATAGGTGGAATGTATATGGTTTACGCCCTGGGGTATAATTTTTCAGTCGCTGTCTGGGTTGGTTTTATCGCCCTTTATGGAATTGCTGTTGAAACTGGTGTGGTTATGGTAATTTATCTGCATGAAGCCTTGGACAGAAAACTACGAGATTATCACAAGGGCAGGAGAGGTCCGATTACAAAAAAAGATATCTATGATGCTACTGTTGAGGGGTCTGTCCTCAGATTGCGTCCCAAATTAATGACCGTTGCAACAGCTCTGGTTGGGTTGGTCCCCATCATGTGGTCAACAGGCACAGGGGCAGATGTAATGAAACCTCTGACTGCTCCAATGATAGGGGGACTTCTGACATCAGCAGTACATGTTCTTGTGGTCACTCCAATTTTGTTTGCCATGATGAAAGAACACGCTCTTAAAAAAGGGACACTTGACATATCAAAAATGGCTGATTGGATGAAGGAGACAGATTAA
- a CDS encoding sigma-54-dependent Fis family transcriptional regulator, which produces MEKILIIDDDESIRESLVNLLGRWKFSAIAAENGRQGIELALSENPDLIISDIRMPKMSGLEVLDELQRLKLSIHLIIITAHDDMSTTIQAIQKGAYDFVEKPIETERLRISIQRALENKRLSETIKVISTESEVNVENTIIGKTEKMKEIFRKIGSVSDNRVTVLIRGESGTGKELVAKAIHYGGVTRNYPFVAINCTAITESLLESELFGHVKGAFTGSVKDKKGKFELADQGTIFLDEISEMSVNLQAKILRVLQEREFESVGGNDTIPMRARIIAASNNNLEELVTQKKFREDLYFRLNVVNFELPPLRERREDIPLLVNHFVRKINLELHKTVTKIPDEVIKYLQEYSWTGNVRELENLLMQAIVLTKGDMLLMENILVKKHKEQRSGEVLLSLEEIERRHIEKVLNHFKWDKTKSAESLGISLPTLYSKIKSFKIENDF; this is translated from the coding sequence ATGGAAAAAATATTGATTATCGATGATGATGAATCAATAAGGGAATCACTGGTTAACTTGTTGGGAAGGTGGAAATTCAGTGCAATCGCGGCAGAAAACGGCAGGCAGGGGATTGAGCTAGCATTATCCGAAAATCCCGATCTTATCATCTCTGATATAAGAATGCCTAAAATGAGTGGACTCGAAGTTTTGGATGAACTTCAAAGATTAAAATTGTCGATTCACTTAATTATCATTACAGCACACGATGACATGTCTACCACGATACAAGCAATACAGAAGGGGGCTTATGATTTTGTTGAGAAGCCGATAGAAACGGAAAGGTTAAGAATATCCATCCAGCGAGCCCTTGAAAACAAGCGATTGAGTGAGACAATAAAAGTGATATCCACAGAATCAGAAGTAAATGTAGAAAATACGATTATTGGCAAAACTGAAAAGATGAAAGAAATATTCAGGAAAATTGGTTCAGTTTCCGATAACAGGGTAACTGTGCTCATCAGAGGTGAGAGCGGAACGGGGAAAGAGTTGGTAGCAAAGGCAATCCACTATGGAGGAGTTACCAGGAATTATCCATTTGTTGCGATTAACTGCACAGCCATTACTGAGTCCTTGTTGGAGAGTGAACTTTTTGGTCATGTTAAGGGTGCTTTTACCGGCTCAGTCAAAGATAAAAAAGGAAAGTTCGAATTGGCTGATCAGGGAACAATATTCCTCGACGAGATATCGGAAATGTCTGTTAACCTGCAAGCAAAGATTCTTAGAGTCCTTCAGGAAAGAGAATTTGAATCTGTTGGTGGAAATGATACAATCCCGATGAGAGCACGGATAATTGCAGCTTCAAACAACAATCTGGAAGAATTGGTTACACAGAAAAAATTCAGGGAAGATCTCTATTTCAGATTGAATGTGGTCAATTTTGAATTGCCACCATTAAGAGAAAGGAGAGAAGATATTCCACTTCTCGTTAACCACTTTGTCAGGAAAATTAATTTGGAACTTCATAAGACAGTAACAAAAATTCCCGATGAGGTGATTAAATATCTGCAGGAATACTCCTGGACCGGAAATGTTCGTGAATTGGAAAATTTGCTAATGCAGGCAATTGTACTTACCAAAGGTGATATGCTCCTAATGGAGAATATTTTAGTAAAAAAACATAAAGAGCAGAGATCGGGAGAGGTGCTACTGAGTCTCGAAGAGATTGAGCGCCGGCACATCGAAAAAGTTTTAAACCATTTTAAGTGGGACAAAACAAAATCTGCAGAGTCACTTGGGATATCATTGCCTACATTATACAGCAAAATTAAGAGTTTTAAAATTGAAAACGATTTTTAA
- a CDS encoding HAMP domain-containing protein, with amino-acid sequence MQDMFFHLLFLVATFIGAAGILFVIWKRDTGNRTSKLLILLLFLIFGYLISHGIHFLLMYNKDVTILDISCHSFLLLILITTTFLSMDLSKKKTSGIFESLFILVPSIIILVLLWSGSFIEVSHSHSGTFQVHFKKAYPLFLVWYIVLIVYSIFITIQKISKENDVRLKSQLKVFLLGVVITNLFTFTFGLLIPWVYGFYSLVEVSPLAFLSGVILFTGISIGKYNMFPATIDKIEHFSIKRKMFFSSIIIIPIVILVIQIPLGKILFGIDSNVDLIQYFLISLFVGIIVSLSMTFAVIQIISNPLRKLKRQAVQIEMGELGVQFEYPSNDEIGELSAAFNKLSISLKKNALELTAKENRINLLLNAVDKSAASIALVGEDLTILEINQQFEALVNDHPQNIKGKKLDTLPVFAGKEILGQMVKSSNEEGLNNEEIAVPGEIEEKIILLSFSKIQPDYDASGFLFVGLDVTRLKKLERELAHSEKLAALGKMSTILAHEIKTPLTSIKLNVEMLMESLVLSQEDNSSFRIIQKEINRMNGLVNDVLQLSRVYILNYSNVMMNRFTENIIEEVRIKLNQRNIEVNNKVEAVEVEIDSDKMRQVLLNMLDNAIEASEEHGTIVLISEVEEEMNRFTLKIKNSCIEMPDLRKIFEPFYTNKASGTGLGLSISRNIVGQHHGEIRVRFVEENQIEFEIIMPVKRS; translated from the coding sequence ATGCAAGATATGTTTTTCCATCTTCTCTTTTTGGTAGCTACTTTTATAGGTGCTGCCGGGATTCTGTTTGTAATCTGGAAAAGGGATACAGGAAACAGGACAAGTAAACTCCTAATCCTGTTGTTATTCTTGATTTTTGGATATCTTATATCGCACGGGATACATTTCTTGTTAATGTATAACAAGGATGTAACAATTCTTGACATATCTTGCCACTCTTTTTTGCTTCTGATACTTATTACGACAACATTCCTGTCAATGGATTTATCCAAGAAAAAAACATCAGGAATCTTTGAGAGTTTATTTATTTTAGTGCCATCCATAATTATATTGGTACTCTTATGGTCAGGATCATTCATAGAAGTATCTCACTCTCACTCAGGTACATTTCAAGTTCATTTTAAGAAGGCTTATCCCCTCTTTTTAGTCTGGTACATAGTTCTTATTGTTTATTCAATATTTATCACTATTCAAAAAATATCTAAAGAAAACGATGTAAGGTTAAAAAGCCAGTTGAAAGTTTTTCTTCTTGGTGTGGTCATCACAAATCTTTTTACATTTACATTTGGCCTGCTTATACCGTGGGTTTATGGTTTTTATAGTTTGGTTGAAGTAAGCCCTTTGGCATTTCTTTCAGGAGTGATTCTTTTTACCGGAATCAGTATTGGCAAGTACAACATGTTCCCTGCCACAATAGATAAAATCGAACATTTTAGCATCAAGCGCAAGATGTTTTTCAGTTCAATAATTATCATACCGATCGTAATACTGGTTATACAAATACCCTTGGGGAAAATCTTGTTTGGTATTGATTCAAATGTTGATCTCATCCAATACTTTCTAATCAGTTTGTTTGTAGGGATTATTGTTAGTCTGAGTATGACATTTGCCGTAATTCAGATTATCTCCAACCCGCTGAGAAAACTTAAAAGACAGGCCGTCCAAATTGAGATGGGTGAGTTGGGTGTTCAATTTGAATACCCGTCGAATGATGAGATAGGAGAGCTTTCAGCAGCTTTTAACAAACTCTCAATTTCGTTAAAGAAAAACGCTCTGGAACTCACTGCGAAGGAGAATAGGATAAACCTTTTATTAAACGCCGTTGACAAATCTGCTGCCTCGATTGCTCTGGTTGGTGAAGATCTTACAATCCTGGAAATAAACCAACAGTTTGAAGCCCTCGTAAACGACCACCCACAGAACATAAAGGGAAAAAAGTTGGACACTCTCCCGGTCTTTGCTGGTAAGGAAATATTGGGGCAGATGGTTAAATCGAGTAATGAAGAGGGTCTAAATAACGAAGAAATTGCTGTTCCCGGTGAAATCGAAGAAAAAATAATTCTCTTATCCTTCTCAAAAATACAACCAGATTACGATGCATCAGGTTTCCTTTTTGTGGGACTTGATGTTACCCGCTTAAAGAAGTTGGAGAGAGAACTTGCTCATTCGGAAAAACTTGCGGCGCTTGGGAAGATGTCAACCATTTTGGCGCATGAAATAAAGACGCCACTCACATCAATAAAGCTAAATGTTGAAATGTTAATGGAATCTCTGGTTTTATCGCAGGAGGATAACTCATCATTTAGAATTATTCAGAAAGAAATAAACAGAATGAATGGTTTAGTCAACGATGTTCTACAGTTGTCCCGGGTATATATATTAAATTATTCCAATGTGATGATGAATCGGTTTACTGAGAACATCATTGAAGAGGTTAGAATCAAATTGAATCAGAGAAATATAGAAGTTAATAACAAAGTGGAGGCTGTTGAAGTGGAAATTGATTCCGACAAAATGAGACAGGTACTGCTTAATATGCTTGATAATGCAATTGAAGCAAGCGAAGAGCATGGAACAATAGTACTGATTTCTGAAGTTGAAGAGGAGATGAACAGGTTCACTTTAAAGATTAAAAACAGTTGCATTGAAATGCCCGACTTGAGGAAAATTTTTGAGCCATTTTATACCAATAAAGCTTCCGGTACTGGATTGGGGTTATCGATCTCCAGGAATATAGTGGGACAACATCATGGTGAAATAAGGGTTAGATTCGTTGAAGAAAATCAGATTGAATTTGAGATAATAATGCCCGTAAAGAGGAGTTAA
- a CDS encoding tetratricopeptide repeat protein: MLSTLKNLISSKTGLIEFGKDDIKLQKFFNSRMKELKCQSAEDYFKLLSGFGEAGNEELKKIAVELSNTETFFFRDHGQMSLLREKILPQLIEKNKLTKNLHIWSAACSSGEEIYSIAMILHELLPDIADWNIELTGTDINIQALEKARKGLYTHWSFRSVPESVIREYFTLAKSVYHLKDKIRNLVSFKYFNLVADISEFPGTTKDRFDLIICRNVFIYFNHDGIEKAVNNFIKALKPEGYLLTGHSELANRHFPGLSLIPFEDSFIYRKVDSKIVSRSALTAKLKSNHSGVVSEPPFHLPKKRTAAKIDLPADPETPSFDVLLPHNELKNETDLLALARMKANSGRLDEAKNLCDRLNEQDPFNHDAYFLLGQIANEQGELENAIALFNKVLYLNHQFFPASVELASIYDFLGEKQRAQKCRSMALEQLVKLDPEETIAFYQNMKVAEIIEEIKKMSSH, encoded by the coding sequence ATGTTATCTACTTTAAAGAATTTGATCAGTTCAAAGACAGGCCTGATCGAATTTGGCAAGGATGACATAAAACTTCAAAAATTCTTCAATTCAAGGATGAAAGAGCTGAAGTGTCAATCAGCGGAGGATTACTTTAAGCTACTGTCGGGGTTCGGAGAGGCCGGCAATGAAGAATTAAAAAAGATTGCAGTTGAACTCTCAAACACGGAGACTTTCTTTTTCCGTGACCACGGACAGATGTCCCTCCTGAGAGAAAAAATCCTTCCTCAACTTATCGAAAAGAATAAACTCACCAAAAACCTCCACATCTGGAGTGCGGCATGCTCATCAGGAGAGGAAATCTACTCGATAGCCATGATTCTGCACGAGCTTCTTCCCGATATAGCTGACTGGAACATTGAATTGACGGGAACTGATATCAACATTCAGGCTCTTGAGAAAGCCAGGAAGGGATTATACACACACTGGTCGTTTAGATCGGTACCCGAGTCTGTAATACGGGAGTATTTTACACTTGCTAAAAGTGTTTATCACCTTAAAGATAAAATTAGAAATCTGGTCTCCTTCAAATATTTTAATCTGGTTGCTGACATTAGTGAATTTCCCGGAACTACCAAAGACAGATTCGATCTGATCATCTGCAGAAATGTGTTTATATATTTTAACCATGACGGAATAGAAAAAGCTGTAAATAACTTTATAAAAGCGCTTAAGCCGGAGGGATATCTTCTTACCGGCCACTCAGAACTGGCAAACAGGCATTTTCCGGGACTCTCGCTTATCCCTTTCGAAGATTCATTCATTTACCGGAAAGTCGATTCAAAAATAGTGTCGCGATCAGCACTTACTGCCAAGCTGAAAAGCAATCACTCCGGGGTCGTTTCCGAGCCACCGTTTCATCTCCCCAAAAAGAGAACTGCTGCAAAAATCGATTTACCTGCCGATCCTGAGACTCCTTCGTTTGATGTACTGCTACCTCATAACGAGTTGAAAAACGAAACTGACCTGCTTGCGCTTGCAAGGATGAAGGCGAATTCAGGAAGACTCGATGAGGCAAAAAATCTTTGCGACAGACTTAATGAACAAGACCCTTTCAATCATGATGCTTATTTCCTTCTCGGACAAATTGCCAACGAACAGGGAGAACTGGAGAATGCAATAGCTTTATTCAATAAAGTATTATATTTGAATCATCAGTTTTTTCCGGCTTCTGTCGAACTGGCATCCATTTACGACTTCCTCGGGGAAAAACAACGGGCTCAGAAGTGTCGGAGTATGGCTCTCGAGCAGCTCGTGAAGCTTGACCCTGAGGAGACAATTGCCTTTTATCAAAATATGAAAGTGGCGGAGATAATTGAAGAGATTAAAAAAATGTCATCTCACTGA
- a CDS encoding chemotaxis protein CheW — MNSFNYLVFELNGLSYALPAEMVQEILPLSELTPSDEMPTWIRGIFDLRGRFIPVIDLDQRINGTRHRCLVTDNVIVLSNGEFSPALIVSEVNNVVEIKQEDITDIRNVMPEDRNTSYHFVEGVTNSGGIIVTLLSIGNILTLTDTVDFPAKNDDERETPSAELLPEARDRYFSPESGSEEREIFRERANSLREKQIADDNIDREPVAVIKLNNEYLGIDLSIIQGFHEIKKVSPVPCCPPHIIGQINYHGNIITLVDISPVFKIQSDRNAKRTKVIIVRLEEGEAGIPVDEVEDVIYINKADISPLPTASKFVNDSFQKGAAHYQDKMLTLIDLEKILLNGNLIVHEEV, encoded by the coding sequence ATGAACAGTTTTAACTATCTTGTTTTTGAATTGAACGGGCTCTCATACGCACTGCCCGCGGAAATGGTGCAGGAGATACTTCCACTGTCTGAACTTACTCCTTCCGATGAAATGCCTACCTGGATCCGGGGAATCTTCGACCTTAGGGGGAGATTCATTCCGGTGATTGATCTCGACCAAAGAATAAACGGAACCCGTCACAGATGTCTTGTTACGGACAATGTCATTGTTCTTTCCAATGGTGAATTCTCACCTGCTTTGATCGTCAGCGAGGTAAATAATGTGGTTGAAATCAAACAGGAGGATATCACAGATATTCGAAATGTTATGCCTGAGGATAGAAACACTTCATATCATTTTGTGGAAGGTGTAACAAATTCAGGCGGAATCATCGTGACACTCCTCTCGATCGGGAATATCCTCACCCTGACTGACACTGTTGATTTCCCTGCGAAAAATGACGACGAAAGAGAAACTCCTTCGGCAGAATTACTTCCTGAAGCCCGTGATCGCTATTTTTCACCCGAATCCGGCTCTGAAGAAAGAGAAATATTCAGGGAAAGAGCCAATTCATTGCGGGAGAAACAGATTGCAGACGATAATATTGACAGAGAGCCTGTTGCTGTAATCAAACTTAACAATGAATACCTCGGTATTGATCTGAGTATCATCCAGGGGTTCCACGAAATTAAAAAAGTCTCCCCCGTCCCTTGTTGCCCGCCACATATAATCGGACAAATTAATTATCATGGTAACATCATTACTCTTGTGGATATCAGTCCCGTTTTCAAAATACAATCAGACAGGAACGCCAAGCGAACAAAAGTAATAATCGTGAGACTCGAAGAAGGCGAAGCCGGCATCCCGGTTGATGAAGTGGAGGATGTAATCTACATCAATAAGGCAGACATTTCGCCTCTTCCCACTGCATCAAAATTTGTGAATGATTCATTCCAAAAAGGTGCCGCGCATTATCAGGATAAAATGCTCACACTTATCGATCTTGAAAAAATATTGCTGAACGGCAATCTTATCGTTCATGAAGAAGTTTAG